AATAATTGTTTACCCTTCCCATCAATCAATTTTCATTGGACATCTTACCATCCAAGTGTTTACTTAAATGGTATGACTTCAGACATACGTGCAATACAAATAGTCTCTTTTAATGGCTGTACTTGCAGTAGGTACTCCATTTTTTTTCAAGGGCATATAGGTTATTATCGTAAATTTATTATAACGACTTAATCtgtcgtatcatcatcatcatcatcacctcgtcctacgcctattgatgcaaagttgaatcagtagaacttcaaaagttcaaacttgcagcaaatgtttttatgttgaacaggctgtctttttatagtttatatatgaagtatctgttttaatattgttaatgtctttaagatattctattttaattgttccttacttcttatatcgtttatttatttccctatttccttgcctcactgggctatttttccctgttgaagtccttgggcttacagcatcttgcttttccaactagggttgtagcgtaactaataataataataataataataataataataataataataataataataaaagggcctcggttagatttcaccagtcatctctatcttgagcttttaattcaatacttctccattcatcatctcctacttcacgcttcatggtcctcagccatgtaggtctgggtcttccaactcttttaatcccttgtggagcctagttttAAGTtcggtgaacaaatctctcttggggagtgcgaagtgcatgcccaaaccctctccatctacccctcaccatgatctcatccacatgtcaTAGTACAATATATTTTCTTCGGCATATTGTCCCGTATTTAAGTAGAAATTATGAAATGGATAGCAACTGTTTTTATCAGGAAATAAGTGATCcatcattattttcatgattatgcttaataataataataataataataataataataataataataaaattttattattatttctatcatttaatTGTTTTCTCAAAATTTCAAACATTTCTAttagagatttttatttttcccatttctatatatcTCATTTATCATCCAAatcttcaatattttttatatcatcattatttgccGTGGGGGGGGGGAAGACATGTGCCCTGCTGTCACTCCCACCCTGTATCCGTTATTGTTTAATTCCATTACGTCTGTTTTCTCACACATTAATTGACTTTACGAGTAAATACGACTACAATAACAATCCAAGAATGATCTAATCTAAGGAAGAAAGGTTCCTCTAAACCATTCATTTAATCCTACACATTTTGTAAGCATTCATGATTAATAATCCTGAATCTGTTACAACAACTTCTAATAACACAAGTTTTCATAAAGTTAAATTCCGTTAGCAAATTTAAAATCGGCTGCTTGAATTGAAGATAACTCCGAGGGAATTTTGTTTACTGCAGATGGTAATTAGTCATCTCACTCATGCATTCGACCGTGAAATGCAGAGCAAAATCATTGCATTCGACCATGATATGCAGAGAAAAATCATGGCATTCGACCATGGAATGCAGAGCAAAATCATGGCATTCAAACGTGAAATGCAGGGCAAAATCATTGCATTCGACCATGGAATGCAGAACAAAGTCATGGCATTCGAGCATAGAATGCAGAGCAAAATCATTGCATTCGACCATGAAATGCAGGGCAAAATCATTGCATTCGACCATGATATGCAGAGAAAAATCATGGCATTCGACCATGGAATGCAGAGCAAAATCATGGCATTCAAACGTGAAATGCAGGGCAAAATCATTGCATTCGACCATGGAATGCAGAACAAAGTCATGGCATTCGAGCATAGAATGCAGAGCAAAATCATTGCATTCGACCATGAAATGCAGGGCAAAATCATTGCATTCGACCATGATATGCAGAGAAAAATCATGGCATTCGACCATGGAATGCAGAGCAAAATCATGGCATTCAAACGTGAAATGCAGGGCAAAATCATTGCATTCGACCATGGAATGCAGAACAAAGTCATGGCATTCGACCATAGAATGCAGAGCAAAATCATTGCATTCGACCATGAAATGCAGGGCAAAATCATTGCATTCAACCATGGAATGCAGAACAAAGTCATGGCATTCGACCATGGAATGCAGAGCAAAATCATTGCATTCGACCATGGAATGCAGAGCAAAATCATTGCATTCGACCATGAAATGCAGGGCAAAATCATTGCATTCGACCATGGAATGCAGAACAAAGTCATGGCATTCGACCATGGAATGCAGAGCAAAATCATTGCATTCGACCATGGAATGCAGAGCAGAATCATGGCATTCGACCATGAAATTTAGAGCAAAATCAATGCATTCGACCATGAAATGCAGAGCAAAATCATGACACTCGACCATGAAATGCTGAGCAAAATCATAGCATTTGGCCATGAAATACAGTGCAAAATAATGATTTTCCACCATGAAATGCAAAGCAAACATGTATGCGAGCAAAAACTGTCGCAAAGTCAAGAAAAATaacctatataaaaaaaacccaTTTGTTAGATGTTCATGACCATatacactctttttttttttaatttatttttgacaTGGCTGTTATCGAGGAATATTTAATAtgggattttcaaatattttaggcAAATACCCATCCTGGTTTTCAACAACTTTAAAAAATCTTCGTTTCATAATTGGAGACGTGTCTCACACTTGAAAAGTAATATATCTCTGAGTGTTAAGAGATAATACAATCTTTACTAAGCTATATCACCTTCCGCATCTTATCATACCATGTGTGGTACTTAGGAGAAACTAATTTCTATATCAAAGGATTTAAGATGATGATACTTCTAAAGATTTCTAATTTCACATGGTGCTCATTGCCTGTTCCCACAGGAGATGGAAGGCACTCTGGGAGTcacctaataaatattattaaaaatccaAATTTCTGTACTAATTTCTATAACCTTCTTTCAAAAGACAGGTTTATCATTTCATATGTGTTTGAATTAAACCCTTCTTCCTTACCTTCTCCATCTTGTCTGGGCTAGAAAAATGCACATTTCCGGTGCATTTAGATTTCGCTTTATAAAAAAGAGAAGTAAATCTATTAACCAGCATCTATATTGACTTAAAAATTATCCTAAGAAGGCAACACCGGCAGGATAATAGACAAAAAGTTTACTAAGACTATTATCCATCTCATCATTGCCAAAAATGTTACATAATTTTATACGATTCACGAAGCAGTGGATAAATTTTTAtgttgaggcaaaaaaaaaaaaaaaaaaaaaaaaaatggtaaggtGATGTTTAGAGTAAGTTaataggcttgagagagagagagagagagagagagagagagagagagagagagagagagagagagagagagagagagctttgctgaAGGGCTATCTTAGCAAACTTAATACTCCAGAAATATGGAAGTGCTTCTGTAGTATAACATAAATGTTTCTCATGTTGAGGCAAAGTGAGGCCTTTCTATGAAGAAGGACATATAGTCTTGCTAGCCCAAGAAAATCCATTTCTCAATTATCAAAACACTTTATAAACCTTCCATATCAGTTCTATACCAACAGTAATCCAATAAAATTTGATGTATAACTAAAGATTTAACATTCTTTCCTGAACCTCAAAGaaatactctcttttttttttttttaataaaattatattcaaaaggaTAAAATTGAAACACGTATCAAATTCCACTTCTGTTATTTACATGAgaaacaacacaacaataaacatACTGGAGACACAGGTACGATAACTTACAAGTAGAATCAGAATGACTATTATGCATTGCTAACATTATCTTTGCCAATTTGAAGATCTCatacaatacatatttttttttctcatctagtCAGCAAAGTAGCCTTTACACACAAAAAGGACTCGCTAAGAAACGAATCAATGATTAACTTTAATGATGTCTTGCAATGGATAAACAATGGTGCTCTTACATAGATTATCGTGCATCCGTCAGCAG
This genomic stretch from Palaemon carinicauda isolate YSFRI2023 chromosome 21, ASM3689809v2, whole genome shotgun sequence harbors:
- the LOC137615522 gene encoding uncharacterized protein, with the protein product MVISHLTHAFDREMQSKIIAFDHDMQRKIMAFDHGMQSKIMAFKREMQGKIIAFDHGMQNKVMAFEHRMQSKIIAFDHEMQGKIIAFDHDMQRKIMAFDHGMQSKIMAFKREMQGKIIAFDHGMQNKVMAFEHRMQSKIIAFDHEMQGKIIAFDHDMQRKIMAFDHGMQSKIMAFKREMQGKIIAFDHGMQNKVMAFDHRMQSKIIAFDHEMQGKIIAFNHGMQNKVMAFDHGMQSKIIAFDHGMQSKIIAFDHEMQGKIIAFDHGMQNKVMAFDHGMQSKIIAFDHGMQSRIMAFDHEI